The Mauremys reevesii isolate NIE-2019 linkage group 3, ASM1616193v1, whole genome shotgun sequence genomic sequence AGTTCTATGCCACATCCTCTATATAATCTGCAGCATCAACATCACTTAACTGAGAAATGGTAAGATCTTGTGTGAGGTCTTCAAGCTAGAAAACAAAATCAAATCGGACaagatatatatatttatttacatttcaaaATCTGTTAAACTATAAAGTCCTGCAAAAAGCATCTTGCTAGCTTACAGCCCTGTCCTGAAAGGTATCAATTCCAACATATGAGATACTATGTGCACTCAACTGCCCATTAAGTTAATGAGAAGTACCTTATAGAATTGGGCTCCTAATGCCACTACTTTATTTTTCCAACCAAATAAAGAACAactgatttaaaataatttttttctcatttgaaCCAAGTAGATTTGGAGTCACTTGCCCTGTTGACAATTTTAAAAATGCACTGAAAATTTTCAGAAGGCGATCTAGGCAATAGGCTGTTAGCATGCTGTCACCAAAGAACAATTCAGCTGGTAGCAGTACCTATTAATTGTAATATCTCAGAGTTCAACAGAGTCCCAgcaaaaatactttaaaagtgTTCTGATTTAGAAAGGGCATATATTCTAACAATGCAGACAGAGGTATGGAAATTTGATAGCCAGCGCTGAATAATGAATATATGAGCACAACTAAGGCAGTTAATAAAAACTCTTGCATATGCTACAAGATTACAAGAAAATCTCTCAACTGTTAGTTACTTCAGAGTTAGACcaaattactattatttatttatttatttgctttaaaaGAGTCAGTATAGAATCTAACCCTAACAGTAAGTGAATGGTTATAAATAGAAGGCAGTTTTAATGAATGGCATGACTATATCCACCTGTTCCCAAAGTGTTTATTATATGATGACAGTTGTCCAGAAAGGacagccaaacatctaaccacAATATCTAATTAAAGATTAAAAGCACGCCCACACAATAAAAGTCATACTTTATCACTGGCATTCAAATCTTCTGTTTCCACAGAAATTTCTTCTATTTCTTCACCAATACTGATGTCACTTTTTTCTGAGCGATGACTGGTACTAATGACAGAAAAAAGAATAAAAGGTGAAAATAATtagattttctttttctgctgTACAAGAATTCCCACCACACTCACACACCTCTATAACAAAGCGTGTTTAGGTTAGATAGCCCAATTTTTACAGAAAGGAAATTTAAATGATAAAAATATTTGACAACACACCTGTAACTAAATTAAGCTGTGAGAAATAAGATGTGCCATGTaaattgtaggatcagggccttaaataTTATTGCTCAATTGTCTTCCCTTCATGCTACTGAGTTTTCTAGATGCAAGATTCAATTTGGACTCGTAtatagacatttaaataaaaatattaattaaaatgtataaaaagtAAATGATAAAACTGCATTGTTGAGAAGAGcatatttttctttaataaaaaaaacccctaaagcTTGTCAGCATCCTAAGGACACTCCTGCCTAGAGAAAGTATAAAAAAGATTTATATTCACAGATGTATAGCAGACAGATGGCAGCATTGACAAACTGATCATGATAAAATTGAACCTACTTCTGGTTCAATGTAACTAGAAAACTGAATGATGTTTACTATCCATTAAATATCAGACTGTAGCAATAGAAGTATTCTTCCCTCTTACCTGTTGAAATCATCAACATACTCATCTTCATCTCCAGTTCCTAAATAATGAAAAAAGTATTTTACTGAACAAAACAGATTCCCTCTGTAGGAAATACAAAGAGatcaaaattatatttttgtGTCAGAACAGAGTATATAAATCCAGCTGTAGGTAGCAGGAAGAGTAGATCCTCTCAAAATTTGTATAGATTGGAAAGAGAAATCAAGTATGATGTTAGCTAATTGCAACCTAACCTCTTTTCCTAATTTAGACAAAGCCTAAATCAAGCGCAGCATTTCAGTGAATTGGACATGGATTTCAGCTCTGTAGCCAAACCATCAGTAGTTCTGTTTTGTTGCATAACTGGATACTTCTGAAATTAGTATATCATCATGACGCAAAGGaaaaataggaagaatagtaagagacCAATATGGTTCCATTAGGGCTCTTTAatgactttaaaataaaaaaggaatcctacaaaaagtggacaAATTGCTATGGAGGAGTATAAAAGAACAGCACAAACAGGGAcaaaaaatcagaaaggctaaggcaaaAAATGAGTTGCAATTTGCAGGGGACATCAAAAGCAATAAGAAGTTCTTTattaaatacattaggaacaagGAAAAACAAGATGAAGGGAAATACAAGTCCTTTGTCTAGTAGGGAAGGAGAACTAATAACTgctgacatcaagaaggctggaAGTATTTAATGCAccttttgcttcagtcttcaccaaAAACATTAAATGGTGAcaagatactcaacacaattaatattaataactagggctgtcgataaatcacagttaactcatgcgattaactaaaaaaattaatcgcgaatAGTcgtagttttaattgcactgttaaacaatagaatcccaactgaaattaaatttttttggatgcttttctacattttcaaatatattgatttcaattacagcacagaatacaaagtgtagagtgttcactttatattattttttattacgaatgaaatagtatttttcaattcacctcatacaggtactATAGTGTAATCTCTTCATCGTGAaagtgcagcttacaaatgtagattttttttttgtaacataaCTCAGCTAACCGCTAAgacgaacaagtttgtttacatttatgggagataatgctgcccgcttcttatttacaatgtcacctgaaagtgagaacagaggGTCGCATGGCACTACGTGCCAGAAAtgcaaacattcatatgccccttcatgtttcggccaccattccaTTGGATATGCTTCCATACTGAGGACGCTCATTAAAAAAGTAATGccttaattaaatttatgactgaactccttggcgGAGAATTGTATATCTGCTCtttgttttacccgcattctgccatatattttatgttatagcagtcttggatgatgaccagcatgtgttgttcattttaaaaacactttcactgcagatttgacaaaatgcaaacaaGGTATGAATGTGAGATTTccaaggatagatacagcactcgacccccagtttaagaatctgaagtgccttccaaaattggagagggacaaggtgtggggcatgctttcagaagtcttaaaagagcaacactccgatgcagaaactacagaacctgaaccaccaaaaaagaaaatcaatcttctgctggtggcatctgactcagataattaaaatgaacatgtgctggttcgcaatgctttggattgttatgaAGCAGaaccgtcatcagcatggacgcatgtcccctggaagggtggttgaagaatgaagggacatatgaatctttagcgcatctggcacataaatatcttccTACACCAGCTATGACAGTGCCaggtgaatgcctgttctcactttcaggtgacattgtaaacaagatgcAGGCAGCATCATCTCCtgaaaatttaaacaaactttttgagcgattggctgaacaagaagtaggactgagtggacttgtaggctctaaagttttacattgttttgtttttgaatgcacttCTTTTGtacatacattttacatttataagttcaactttcatgataaagaaactGCTCTACAGTACTTGCAATGggggaactgaaaaatactattttgggGGGTTTTACAATAcatgtatttgtaataaaaaataaatataaagtgagcactatacttTTTTATTCTgttataattaaaatcaatatttgaaaatgtggaaaacacccaaaatatttaaataaatgatattctattattgtttaacagcatgattaatagCACAATTAatcagaataattttttttaactcgcttgacagccctattaataACAAGGGGAAGGAATGTATgacaaaataaggaaaaaaagattaaaagattTAGATGAGTtaaatgtattcaagttggcaggacctgatgaaattcatctttAGAATACTTAAAGAACTAAGTAAGGAACCTCAGAACCACTAGCTAATTATCTTCACGCACTCGTGGAACAtgagtgaggtcccagaggagtggaaaagggcaaacatagaacctatttttaaaaaggggaacaaagatgacccagagaattatagacccgtcagcctaacttcaatacctggaaagatactgaaacaaattAAACTATCAATTTATAAGCATGTAGGAAATATTTTacggaagttctatggcttgtgttatacaggagagcaaattaggtgatcacaatggtcccttctggccttggaatctagggttataaggaatagccagcatgcatttgtcaagaacaaatcatgccaaaccaatgtaatttccttctttgacaaggttactGGCCTACTCAATagtgggggaagcagtagatgtgatatatcttgattttattaAAGCTTCTGACAAAGTCACacctgacattctcataagcaaagtaggaaaatgtgatctagattaaattactataaggtgcatgcacaactggctgaaagaccatactcaaaaagtagttatcaatggtttgctgtcaaagtgggagggtgtatctagtggggcTTCAGGGATCAGCTCTGGAGCTGGTActagtcaacattttcattaatgacttggatagcAGAGTGAAATGCATACACATAACATTTCCAGaagacaccaagctgggaggggtagcaAGCACTTTGTGGGgaggattacaattcaaaatgaccttgacaaacaGAACTGGTCTTAATTAAACAAgaagaaattcaataaagacaagtgtaaagtactacacttaggaaggaaaaaaatcaaatgcacagaaataactacaaaatgggaaataactatttaggtgatagtactgctgaaaaggatagGGAGTGGGGGAGTAGAGGGGATCACAAACTGAGTATGAGTCAACATTGTGATGCAGTTGAAAAATGGCTAATATTcttgggtgtattaacaggaatgttatATGAAAGATACAGGAAGTAACTGTcctgtactgagcactggtgaggtctcagctggagtactgtatccaattATGGGTGCTACATtttcagaaagatgtggaaaaattataGAGTCTAGAGGCAAgcaaataaaatgtttagaaaacttgacttatgaggaaaggctacAAAAACTAAGCATATTTAGggaaaaaaagactgaggggatagctgataacagtcttcaaataacttaagggctgttataaagcaAACAGCGATCAATTGTTGTCTATGTCCATTGAAGGTAAgataagaaataatgggcttaatctacagcaagagaggtttaggttagatattaggaaaaacttgctaaacatAACAGTAATTATGCTCAGGAATAGGCttctagggaggctgtggaatctgtGTCATTGAaggttttgaagaacaggttggacaaacacctgtcagggatagtctaggtttacctcactgcagggggctggacatttctatgattctatgtcgaTATTATAACTGGGAGAATTTCAAAGACACAAAAGGCAATtagaggtgcctaaatcccactgaaagcCAATGAGAGTTGCATGCCTAACTTCCActtgtgcctttaaaaatctgccctaAAAGCCTATGCTACCATTCTAAATAAAGATCTTAAGTGAACACTAATTCTGAGATGCATTTCCATGCTGGATAGATTTACTCATCTTATATATTTTGCCATAGAATTGAGAACAATGGTAACTGGACACTGTTGTCATCAATCAGGACAATGTAACACTAATAGCAATATGGGGAAATGCTTCATAAAAGCTAGTATCATATTAACTtaagacattttatttttttcttacagTAGGCTTCCCTCTAGTGTTCTAGTCCAGTGCTTGTCAAACTATCTGATGTGGCGGGCCggcagtctcccccctcccccccccccccaatgtgccagggaccagTACCGTATTTCCACCATATTATTATCATTTTTGCATAGGGACGTAGCACATCAGATCAGAAAAACTAACATTCTTCACTGTATTAATTGGAATGGGAGTGTTGTGTACATGCGGAGATGTTCCCATTTAAATACATTGAAGACTGACTGAAAGGCTGTGCATCTGGGCGGATAGTATAAAATGACTAGATCCAAGAAATTATTATTTGAACATTTGTAATAATGTTTATTCATTATATTGTTTCTgatataaattaaattaaaattggcAGCCATTTTTAATTTATCAATATTATAACATGTACTTCTGAAAACATAATATTATTTAATAGTCGACTTTTATCGACTGATAATTATTCTTGGTGGAATTccggtgtgatttttaaattatactattatttctctctttctttcctggaAACTCACCGTGGACCAGCAGCCAATGGCTCGCAGACCAGCACCACTCCACGGACCACTACTTTGAGTAGCACTGTTCTAGTCAACAATACCTTACTGACAAGCAGACTAACTACAAAATTATAACCAAAATGTATGCATGGGGTGGCTTGAGTTTCTGTTGTATGTGTAAAATAATTCTGGTAGAAACATACAAATAATTCCTGCCAGTTAGGAATTTTGTATGAAGAATATCTTGCTTCTCTTACTCAAGCAAGACTCCCGCTGACTCCAATGGAACTTTTACCAAAGTAAGACAGCAGTATATTTCAGTGTCTCAGTTTCCTTGAGGAGCTGAAATGGAACTCAAATGTAAGGCATATCAAAACTAGGATGTTTACGTTCCCTCATGCTCAACAACTACTTGCCTAATTCAAGAGATCCAAATTTTGCATTCACTAAGCGTAGATCTTTCAAAACAGAGTTTCTATTTGCACCTGTAaccaaaaaaatatttaaaatcagaAATATGTTTGGttattgtttgaaaaaaaaaagggcacaCTTAAATACATCCATCAACCAATTAAGTCTAGTATATTTTTCTATAGGCTAATATTATATTCCAATTTTAAgagccaatcctgcaaacacttacagaCATATAATCGTAGGACTGGGAAGGGATCTTGAGATCAACTAAGTCTATCTCCTGTCTCTCCTGCCCTACTCAAGATACAAAAGGATTTCAATATTATACTTACTGTCAGGCTCTTTTAGTGAAGGTGCTCCAGCAAGGGAGCTTACCCCACTCCTTAGGGGGGGTGCATCAGAAAGAGATGCAAGGATTCCTCCTTGTTTGTTGGACTCTGTTTTCCTAAAAAGGGAAACAATTTGTAACTAGATATGTGACTCTCTCTTCTACCATCCATTAAATATGTATGCACCTAGAAATAATATTGTATGCAGCAAAAGATCAAGTGAAGGAACTATTCACTCTACAATCTAAAAAAGGCCAAAAACTTTCTACTGGAAGTTGGTGGTAAAAAAGTGTCAAGCAAGACATGCAAGAAGAAAGTTATTTTCTCACCTATTCATGGACTCCTGCCTGCCTTCTGTCACAAATAGATCTCCTGCATCTTCTTCAGTATCACTATTTTTATCAGGGGGCCTTTAGTTATCCCCACAAATACCATGTAGCCAAGAGGAAAAGATTGAGGCATAAATAAATATATCAACCAGTTTCTGCTTTTGAATTATGATCAGTTTTGTTCAACAAAACTAGTAACAGTCACGTTGTAGAAAGCATGCCCCTTGAGATTGCAGCAAAATGGATTTCTGTCATCGCCACATGATAAACTGGTTTAGCTGCCATTACATTTAGGAATGGAATATAGATTAACACGTTATTTACAAATAAAAGATGCAACAAGCACATTGAAAGTCTAAGTTTAATCTTCACCATTCCcagaaaatattttcagtgacCAAGTTGTGACTGGTTTCATGTAATGTATTTTACACTTATTTAATGAGATGATGTCTGAGCAGAATCTGATTTTGCATTAACTTTCTATGGTTTTGGtgattttaatgtatatttaaaCAAGTTATATAAATTTATGACGACTCCACGTTACATGTACACATACACATGAAATGTGATACACTGTGGAGGAAGATTACAAACTATTATTTTACTACATGTATAATAAATCACAAAATCTGTAGAACCTTGCTAATTAGCATTTTGCTAATTCATTTACCACAATTTGCCCACCCAAAGATGCCTCACTATGCAATTGCTATCAGTATCTGCATGCTACATAAACTAAATTAAGATACACAAGTCTAAAAATGTATGTAATATTGATATGGAAAGAGATCGTTAGCATAATCCATGTAATTTGACAAACCTTGTTTCTTTTCTGCCATGGAGATTTGTTCTTTACAAGGCAATTTAGTTTTGCTGCGTAACTAAGCCTTCTTTTCTTGAACTCTTATCTTTCAAGCATTTTCAGGTAGCAATTATGAATAAGGATTACCATTCAAGTCATTGGCCTTTGATGCTTTTAACAACTGATGACCACTTGAGTACTCATGTAATACTGTAGTAGTAAAATTCCTGAACACTGTTTTTATTGCATTTCCTTATGTTTATAAATATAGGTTAGTTGTATTGTTTGCTAACTATTGCATAAACCTATTTCAGTTCTTCTAATGTTGTTTTGAATTATTAGATTACAAACACAGGTCTATGAACTGTAGAATTTGCACTCATGATTGTTATATTTAGTTTTCAAGGTCAGTAATTAACACAGATGTACTGGACGTGTCATTCTAACTTATGAATAAGGCTGTGATTTAGTGACAgaggtcacagaatccatgacttccaaagacctctgtgactttAGGTGCAGCGGGCAGCAGGGGGGGGTTCCCTGCAGCTCCTCAGAGCTCTTGCCTGCAGTGGGTAGCAGGGAGGATCCCCAGAGCTTGGAGCCGCCAGcagagggggaccctggagctcccagccttTCCCACACCCCGCAGCTGCCCAGGCTACCCattttgtcatgggtatttttagtaataGTCAAggacttccatgaatttttcattattgcccatgacctgtccatgacttttactaaaaatatcgtTGACAAAAACATAGCCTTACTTATGAACCACAATGTCAGTTAAAAGCCAAGGTAATCCGGCAAGACAAAAATGTAGGAAATTGCAACAATCCTGGGAATCTACCTGCTTTGAAAGACACTATCACCATCTCAGATTCAATGATTGGAGGAACAAATtccacttcaaaaagttttttttcctcctgctgatgatagctcatctcaattgattagacttttcctgtggttatacatacttccaccttttcatgttctctgtatgtataaatatctcctgtctgtgtgttccattctatgcatccgaagaagtgagctgtagccacaggtgccacaagtactaaaATTCCTTTGaaagtttcattttaatattttaaagctGCCAGTTTAAAGATCACGCACAATTATTAGATCTGACACTGGTATTCCCACCTATTGTTTTATCCCAGTTTATGACCTCACAATCAGTTGGCTGTAGAAATTAACATGATGTTACAATCAATTAGTACTTAAGCTCCTAAATAAGCAAGAGCAAATCAAAGATGCTATTTTAATCCTGATATGGCTacgctaaaaaagaaaaaataaccaAAAAATAATAAGCAGAGTTCTTTCTAATGTATTTGTTCAATATTTTTCATGAGAAGTCAGCTGCTCGTTAAATAGTAGCATATCTTGTAATTTTTATTTCCCACTAGGTAACAGTCATAAATAATCCCTTTCTGAAAAGAGTTTGCCGGTTTATTAGAAATAGAGGGGAGAATGATCTTGTGTGGTTACTTTGTGCCGCACCAGGATCCTCCTAGCATAAGAGCGAGCATCTGATACTGCAGGGCCAACATAAGAGggcttagaccagtggttctcaactaggggtatgTGTaaccctgggggtatgcagaggtctttcaGGGAGTGCATCAAATCACCTagacatttgcctagttttataacaggctacataaaaagggCAAGTGAAGTCAAGACAAACTAAAATTTCTTAAAATGACATGTTTATATTACTccatatacactgaaatgtaagtacaatatttatattccaattgattttattatataataaaaatgagaaaataaacaaTTGTTCAGTAATAATGTGATGtgacacttttatatttttatatctgatttgtaagcaagcagtttttaagtgaggtgagacttgggggatatgcaagacaaatcagactcctgaaaggggtacagtaatctagaaaggttgagagccactggattAGACCACTCACTGTCTGTTGCCAATGTAAAAGGGAAAGAGTGGGGCATGGATGGGTAAACCTCCTGCTATATCAAGCCTCAGGTGCATTTCTGGCACACCCAAAGTTAGTACAACTTTAAAGTTGCTCTAACACAGCACAGTGGAAATGGCTCTGCTCAGAGCTGCAGCAAGATCAAGGGAATGAGAATGTGGGCTTTGACACTTTTGCAACTTTCAGTCAGACTTGCACTTCAAAATATAATTTCACTCATCATCAGACACTACAAAACCACAAAGTGCCCTAAAATGTTTGGGCCTGCAAAGCTGACATGTTCTAGAAAAACAATTAATTTACTGAAAACAAGTCAGTTTGGACACACTGGGTAATAAATGTGAACACTGATTTATATAAGGGAACTTTTCCATGAGCAAGAGTCTTTCCGAATACTTGTATTGTATGAAGctggtgtgtctgtgtctgtgtgtgagtgagagagagaactaACAATATTTTCTTAACTACTCCAGTACTGTGGGTTAGATTTTGCCAGTCCTTGTGAAGTTATGCAGAGAAATAAAGATTCTCCCCTCCTACTTGTGCAGCTACTTTAAGGCTGGCCACAGTTGCATCTCCAGGGCTCAAGGAGCATAGCGTTTGTACCTCAGATACTTACTCCTAGCATCAAATGGGTTGGAAAGAGCAGGGTTTAGCAAAGCCAAGGCTCCACCTGCCCTTCTCCAACCAACCCCACCAGCCAGATCAGTTGGCTTGGTATCGGAAGGGATCTATGCAACATCCCCAAAAGGGTGAAAATTACTCACCAGTGCAATCAGGGAGCCCCAGAAGGTATTGTGCATTTCAAGCAGGATGTTTTACAGTGCACCTACACACCACCTTTTACTACAGGCTACATGCAAGTAACACATCTAACCCAAACCTACTAAGcatcaaataaatgtgttaactAGGGAGCACGGTTTACTTACCAGCCATAGTTTCTCTCCGGTTTTGGTACTGGATCATCAAAAAAAGAATCTCCCTCTATATCATCCTCATCTACAGCTGGATCACTTTTTTCTTTGGTATTTAAGTCTTTGTTGTGTGGTTGAGAAACTAGCTTTGTCTCATTGGGAAGAAAGTGAATGCTGCTTTTGCTCTTTGTTTCTCCTGATGAAATACTTGTATCACTTTGACTGGTTTCGGCaaccttaaataaataaataaatacataaataaataatcaaattTACAGGAGGGAAAATGCCTTTCCTTGACTGAAGTCATGGAAATAGTTTCTCATGACTGAACTGCAGTCCAACTGTTAATAAAGGACCATCAGGGAACATACACTATGCAAGTCATCCACGTAATCAAATTTTCAAATTAAATGATAtaatttttctatttttgtacCCATATAACTGTATcaactaagaaaaaaaatcctatttcaaAGCCATCTAaagagctcttaaaaaaaaatttctatcCCATCCCCTCTGTAGGACTTTATAATATAGGTTATACCTAGAAGCAAAATCAAATGAACCAAAGAGACTATAATGCAGAAAAATGTACTAGAAATTAGTAAAATTTACTTTTTGTGTAGGCAATTTAGTTCCTAACTAGGCATGTTTCAGTCTTCCACTTCTATctaaattaaggttgcc encodes the following:
- the CEP43 gene encoding centrosomal protein 43 isoform X1 encodes the protein MAAEEDTELRDLLVQTLESSGVLNKIKAELRAAVFLALEEQEKVENKTPLVNESLKKFLSTKDGRLVAGLVAEFLQFFNLDFTLAVFQPESSTLNGLEGRENLARDLGIIEAEGTVGGPLLLEVVRRCQQKKGSSGGEVAPVLSDMRSSPKSPDGRSNTHPISSKIPRYKGHRKLKKCLDKAGEQVAETSQSDTSISSGETKSKSSIHFLPNETKLVSQPHNKDLNTKEKSDPAVDEDDIEGDSFFDDPVPKPERNYGWKTESNKQGGILASLSDAPPLRSGVSSLAGAPSLKEPDSANRNSVLKDLRLVNAKFGSLELGTGDEDEYVDDFNSTSHRSEKSDISIGEEIEEISVETEDLNASDKLEDLTQDLTISQLSDVDAADYIEDVA
- the CEP43 gene encoding centrosomal protein 43 isoform X2, coding for MAAEEDTELRDLLVQTLESSGVLNKIKAELRAAVFLALEEQEKVENKTPLVNESLKKFLSTKDGRLVAGLVAEFLQFFNLDFTLAVFQPESSTLNGLEGRENLARDLGIIEAEGTVGGPLLLEVVRRCQQKKGSSGGEVAPVLSDMRSSPKSPDGRSNTHPISSKVAETSQSDTSISSGETKSKSSIHFLPNETKLVSQPHNKDLNTKEKSDPAVDEDDIEGDSFFDDPVPKPERNYGWKTESNKQGGILASLSDAPPLRSGVSSLAGAPSLKEPDSANRNSVLKDLRLVNAKFGSLELGTGDEDEYVDDFNSTSHRSEKSDISIGEEIEEISVETEDLNASDKLEDLTQDLTISQLSDVDAADYIEDVA